The DNA sequence AGTATAGAAGCTGTTGAGCATGCATTCGGTCTTAAAATTCCTAAAAATGCAAGAATCGTACGTAATCTCATTCAAGGTGCATTATATGTGCATGACCATGTTGTTCACTTCTATCATTTACATGCGCTTGACTGGGTAGATATTACTTCTGCATTAAAAGCTGATCCTGCGTTAGCTGCTCAAGAAGCACTGAAATGGACTGATACTCCATATGGTGCGGGAGAAGGTGATTTAAGAGCTATTCAAGAGCGTGTAGGTAAATTTGTTGCACAAGGAAGACTTGGCATTTTTGCAAATGCGTACTGGGGGAATAAACACTATAAACTCTCACCTGAACAAAACTTAATTGCTGTAGCACATTATTTGCAAGCATTGGATATGCAAAGAGATGCAGCAAAAATGATGGCAATTTTCGGTGGGAAAATGCCTCATCCTCAATCACTGGTAGTTGGTGGTGTGACATGTGTGCAAGATATTCAAAATCCTAAGCGTATAGCAGAGTTCAAATCGTTATTAACGAAATTTAGAAACTTTATCAAAACAGCATATTTACCGGATGTTTTAATGGCTGGTACCGTATATGCGGATGAAGCACTGGATGGAACAGGTGCCGGACTTAAAAACTATATGAGTTACGGTGACTTTAGACTTGATGATACAGGTTTTTACACTTCCTCATTACTTTTCCCTAAAGGGGTGGTTTTAAACGGTGATCTAAGTACTCTTCATCCGTTAGAACAAGAGAAGATCACAGAAGATGTATCACACTCTTGGTACACAGGTGGGGGTGATAAAGGTCTGCATCCGTTTAACGGAGTTACAAATCCTAACTATACAGGGATGGAGAAAAAAGCAGACGGGAATGCTTATCTCAAAACAAACGAGAAGTATTCTTGGATTAAATCACCTCTTTATGATGATACAAGAGTTGAAGTTGGACCGTTGGCGCGTATAGTTGTTGGTCTTGCTGCAAAAGATCCAAATATCACAAAATATGCTACGGACTTTTTAGCAAAACTTGGTAAAACTCTTGGTCTTGGTAAAGCTGCACCTGCATCGGTGATTTTCTCAACTGTCGGTCGTACAGCTGCACGTGCAATTGAAACAAACTTGATGGCAGACGTAATGATGGGTTGGGCAGATGAACTTGCGGCAAATGTTGCAGCAGGTGATATAAGTACTTGGACTGAATTTGATTTTGATGAAGTCAGTAAAGATGCAAAAGGCTTTGGAATGGCTGAAGCACCTCGTGGAGGTTTAGGTCACTGGGTAGTTATTAAAGACGGCAAGATTGAAAACTATCAAGCAGTAGTACCTTCAACATGGAATGCTGCACCTAGAGATTATAAAAACAGAATGGGAGCTTATGAAGCTGCACTTATCGGTACGAAAGTGGCAGATCCTGAGCAACCGTTAGAGATTTTAAGAACTATCCATAGTTTCGACCCATGTATAGCATGTGCCGTTCATATTGTCGATACAAAAGGGAAAGAGCTTGCTCAATTTAAAGTTGGAACAAGCTGCGCCGTATAGAAGGAGTCTGTGATGAGTCGTAAAAAAGTACAAAGAATGACGGCAGCCATGAGAATCAACCACTGGGTGGTTGCTCTTTCTATGGTTGTTGCAGTAGTCACAGGATTATATATCGGGCATCCTTATTACCAGAGTTTTATTGCAGACCCGGCAGCAGATAAATATGTGATGGCATACAATAGATTAGCTCACTTCATCGTAGCAATTATTTTTGATGTGAGCAGTGTGGTTGTAGCTTATCTGTATTTTTGTTCGAGATTTGAAAAAGCATATAAAAAGTTGCTTCCAACACCCAAAAACATTATGGAGTTTTTAGCAGTAGCATTGAATCTTATAACGTTTAACCGTGTGAAAAAGTTTGATTCTTCACATAGTGACAGTTTTAATGCCGTATTCTTTTTCATTTTCCATTTACTCCTTGTGTGGATGTTATTAACAGGTTTGCAACTTTATGTTCACGGACTTGAAAGTGGTGAAAGTTCTATCGGTTCTTGGTGGCCGGCATTATTGCATCTGGCGACTGACTGGACTGTACCAGTTACAGGTGGAACATTTATGGATGTAAGAATTTCACACCATTACACAATGTATTTTATTTTAGCTTGGGTAATGTTTCATATCTATTATCAAATCTGGAGAACTATCTTCTGGCAAGAAGGGGATATTGCAATCGTTGTTGGTGGAAGTAAATTTGTTGAAGATAAAACAAATTAAGATATACTAATATTATCACTGTTTTTTATGCCAAAAAAGT is a window from the Sulfurimonas sp. C5 genome containing:
- a CDS encoding cytochrome b/b6 domain-containing protein; the protein is MSRKKVQRMTAAMRINHWVVALSMVVAVVTGLYIGHPYYQSFIADPAADKYVMAYNRLAHFIVAIIFDVSSVVVAYLYFCSRFEKAYKKLLPTPKNIMEFLAVALNLITFNRVKKFDSSHSDSFNAVFFFIFHLLLVWMLLTGLQLYVHGLESGESSIGSWWPALLHLATDWTVPVTGGTFMDVRISHHYTMYFILAWVMFHIYYQIWRTIFWQEGDIAIVVGGSKFVEDKTN
- a CDS encoding nickel-dependent hydrogenase large subunit, with product MSKHIIVDPITRIEGHLRIEAVIGDDGVVKDAYSSSGMFRGIETILKGRDPRDAGLLAMRICGVCTGTHYQRSIEAVEHAFGLKIPKNARIVRNLIQGALYVHDHVVHFYHLHALDWVDITSALKADPALAAQEALKWTDTPYGAGEGDLRAIQERVGKFVAQGRLGIFANAYWGNKHYKLSPEQNLIAVAHYLQALDMQRDAAKMMAIFGGKMPHPQSLVVGGVTCVQDIQNPKRIAEFKSLLTKFRNFIKTAYLPDVLMAGTVYADEALDGTGAGLKNYMSYGDFRLDDTGFYTSSLLFPKGVVLNGDLSTLHPLEQEKITEDVSHSWYTGGGDKGLHPFNGVTNPNYTGMEKKADGNAYLKTNEKYSWIKSPLYDDTRVEVGPLARIVVGLAAKDPNITKYATDFLAKLGKTLGLGKAAPASVIFSTVGRTAARAIETNLMADVMMGWADELAANVAAGDISTWTEFDFDEVSKDAKGFGMAEAPRGGLGHWVVIKDGKIENYQAVVPSTWNAAPRDYKNRMGAYEAALIGTKVADPEQPLEILRTIHSFDPCIACAVHIVDTKGKELAQFKVGTSCAV